A genomic region of Parambassis ranga chromosome 7, fParRan2.1, whole genome shotgun sequence contains the following coding sequences:
- the LOC114438159 gene encoding ral GTPase-activating protein subunit beta-like isoform X11 has translation MYSDWRSLQLVVQSDQGHLSVLHTYPTSVGTEVANAVVKPLGTAVSPVATENILKTDKEVKWTMEVLCYGLTLPLEGDTVRLCVDVYTDWMMALVSPRDSMPQPVVKEPNMYVQTILKHLYNVFVPRPEQHGPNHIRLCQQVLTAVQKLARESVSMVRETWEVLLLFLLRINDTLLAPPTAGVGVAEKLADKLMAVLFEVWLLACARCFPTPPYWKTAREMLANWRHHPPVVEQWSRVACALTSRLLRFTHGPSFPPFKVPDEDASLIPLEMDNDCVAQTWYRFLHMLSNPVDLSNPAIVSTTPKFQEQFLNSSGIPHEVVLHPCLKQLPQIFFRAMRGVSCLVDAFLGISRPRADSAPPTPVNRMSMSPPPSIANTTPPHSRKQRHTVVTKTTSKSSTGSGNQPTKASQQQQQQQTSSSPTLLSSPNQSSWESRPLPAPARPKVNSILNLFGQWLFDAALVHCKLHSGLSRDPSMTAIATQVGLELRRKGSQMSTDSMVPNPLFDTNEFPESYEAGRAEACGTLCRIFCSKKTGEDILPVYLSRFYMVLIQGLQISDFICRPVLASIILNSSSLFCTDLKGINVVVPYFIAALETIVPDRELSKFKIYVNPTDLRRASINILLAMLPLPHHFGNIKSEVLLEGKFNEEDGWPHDQPVSFLSLRLRLVNVLIGALQTETDPTNTQLILGAMLNIVQDSALLESIGAQTETGSIDGSHVAGKSQSHSRTNSGVSFTSGGSTEATSPDSERPAQALLRDYALPDTAAGLLVRSIHLVTQRLNSQWRQDMSISLAALELLAGLAKVKVGVDSADRKRAVSSICGYIVYQCSRPAPLQSRDLHSMIVAAFQFLCVWLTEHPDMLDEKDCLVEVLEIVELGISGSKSRQDQEVRHKGEKEHNPASMRVKDAAEATLSCIMQVLGAFPSPSGPASTCSLLNEDTLIRYARLSATGASNFRYFVLDNSVILAMLEQPLGNEQNPSPSVTVLIRGTAGRHAWTMQLFHQPRGARANQRVFVPEGRPKPQNNVGIKYNVKQRPFPEEVDKIPLVKADVSIPDLDDIVSKELEVQHDKLRILMTKQIEYENALERHSEENFKSKPFPDPQTDCKPPPPSQEFQTARLFLSHFGFLSLEALKEPNNSRLPPHLIGLESSLPGFFDDISYLDLLPCRPFDTVFIFYVRAGQKSSHEILRNVESSASVQPHFLEFLLSLGWPVDVGRHPGWTGHLDTSWSLNSCSDSNDMLQGEEAATPEDTGGSVFNGEKKVLYYADALTEIAFVVPSLTENSEESSVHSDSTVEADTNTDLMPAMLKQPNLTLELFPNHSENLESAKKLSPLVKTKRSSTGKSFPQLGPETKVFVVWVERFDDIENFPLSDLLAETSTGLEASTSNSTSCRSGLLEKDVPLIFIHPLKTGLFRIRLHGAVGKFGMVIPLVDGMVVSRRALGFLVRQTVINVCRRKRLESDLYNPPHVRRKQKITEIVQRYRNKQLEPEFYTSLFHEVGEGKPHL, from the exons GTGAAATGGACCATGGAAGTGCTATGTTACGGACTGACCCTCCCCTTAGAGGGGGAcactgtcaggctgtgtgtggatgtgtacaCAGACTGGATGATGGCCCTGGTGTCACCCCGGGACTCAATGCCTCAGCCTGTTGTGAAGGAGCCCAATATGTATGTCCAAACCATTCTCAAGCACCTCTACAATGTCTTTGTGCCAAG GCCTGAACAGCATGGTCCAAACCACATCAGGCTTTGCCAGCAGGTTCTGACTGCAGTTCAGAAGCTGGCACGGGaatctgtttccatggtgagGGAAACCtgggaggtgctgctgctcttcctgctTCGCATCAATGATACATTACTTGCACCACCCACAGCTGGAG TAGGGGTAGCTGAGAAACTGGCAGACAAACTTATGGCAGTGCTGTTTGAGGTGTGGCTGCTTGCATGTGCCCGCTGCTTTCCGACACCACCATATTGGAAGACAGCAAGAGAGATGCTGGCCAACTGGAGACATCACCCTCCTGTTGTAGAGCAATGGAGCAGAGTGGCATGTGCTCTGACCTCCAG aCTTTTGCGGTTTACCCACGGACCATCCTTCCCACCTTTTAAAGTTCCAGATGAGGATGCCAGTTTGATTCCATTAGAGATGGACAATGACTGTGTGGCACAGACGTGGTATCGATTTCTCCACATGCTCAG CAACCCAGTGGACCTGAGCAACCCTGCTATAGTGAGCACCACTCCAAAGTTTCAGGAACAGTTCCTTAACTCAAGTGGCATCCCCCATGAGGTGGTGTTGCATCCATGCTTGAAACAGCTACCCCAGATCTTCTTCAGGGCTATGAGGGGTGTCAGTTGCTTAGTGGATGCCTTCTTGG GTATATCCCGACCCAGGGCTGACAGTGCTCCACCCACCCCAGTCAATAGAATGAGCATGTCGCCTCCCCCCTCCATTGCCAACACCACGCCCCCTCACAGCCGCAAGCAGCGGCATACAGTGGTCACCAAAACTACAAGCAAGAGTTCAACT GGCAGTGGTAATCAACCAACCAAAGCAtcccagcagcaacagcagcagcagacttcGTCCTCCCCAACCCTGCTTTCCAGCCCCAACCAGAGCAGCTGGGAGTCTCGGCCCCTCCCTGCTCCAGCACGGCCAAAGGTCAACAGCATCCTTAACCTGTTCGGCCAGTGGCTTTTTGATGCCGCTCTGGTCCACTGTAAGCTCCACAGCGGCCTCAGCCGAGACCCCAGCATGACCG CGATAGCCACTCAGGTGGGTCTGGAACTGAGAAGGAAGGGTTCCCAAATGTCCACTGACTCCATGGTGCCCAATCCACTGTTTGATACCAATGAGTTCCCCGAGAGCTATGAAGCAGGACGAGCTGAAGCCTGTGGAACTCTGTGTCGTATCTTCTGTAGCAAGAAAACTGGAGAGGATATTCTGCCTGTTTACCTGTCCAG GTTCTACATGGTCTTGATTCAAGGTCTCCAGATTTCTGATTTCATCTGTAGACCAGTTCTGGCTTCTATCATTCTCAATTCGTCATCACTCTTCTGTACTGACCTGAAGGGCATCAATGTGGTGGTGCCATACTTCATAGCTGCACTGGAGACTATTGTGCCAGACAG GGAGCTGTCCAAATTCAAGATCTATGTAAATCCTACTGACCTGAGGAGAGCTTCCATCAACATCTTGCTTGCTATGCTGCCACTGCCGCATCATTTTGGCAACATAAAGTCAGAG GTTTTGTTGGAGGGGAAGTTCAATGAGGAAGATGGGTGGCCTCACGACCAGCCTGTGTCTTTCTTGTCACTGAGACTACGCCTTGTCAATGTCCTCATAGGagcgctgcagacagagactgaCCCAACCAACACACAGCTTATCTTAG gTGCAATGCTTAATATAGTTCAAGACTCTGCGTTGTTAGAGTCCATAGGTGCACAGACTGAAACG GGGAGTATAGACGGGAGCCATGTGGCAGGAAAGAGTCAAAGTCACAGCCGGACAAACAGTGGCGTCAGCTTCACCAGTGGAGGCAGCACAGAGGCCACCAGCCCAGACTCTGAGCGTCCTGCACAGGCACTGCTCCGGGACTACG CTCTTCCAGATACAGCGGCAGGCCTGCTAGTGCGCAGCATCCACTTGGTCACTCAGAGGCTCAACTCCCAGTGGAGGCAAGACATGAGCATCTCACTGGCTGCCCTCGAGCTGCTGGCTGGACTAGCCAAG GTAAAAGTGGGAGTAGACTCTGCAGACCGTAAGCGTGCTGTCAGCTCTATATGCGGCTACATTGTGTACCAGTGTAGCCGTCCAGCTCCTCTGCAGTCCAGAGACCTCCACTCCATGATTGTAGCTGCCTTccagttcctgtgtgtgtggctcacagAGCACCCTGACATGCTGGATGAGAAG GATTGTTTGGTTGAGGTTTTAGAGATTGTGGAGCTGGGAATCTCAGGCAGCAAGTCCAGGCAAGATCAGGAAGTCCGACACAAGGGAGAGAAGGAGCACAACCCTGCTTCAATGAGAGTAAAGGATGCTGCTGAAGCAACGTTGTCCTG TATCATGCAGGTGTTGGGGGCTTTCCCTTCTCCCAGTGGGCctgcctccacctgcagcttgCTGAATGAAGATACCCTAATCCGTTATGCCAGGCTCAGTGCTACAGGAGCAAGTAACTTCCGCTACTTTGTCCTGGACAACTCTGTTATCCTCGCAATGCTGGAGCAACCACTTGGCAACGAGCAGA ACCCCAGCCCATCAGTGACCGTTTTGATTCGAGGGACAGCTGGCAGACACGCTTGGACCATGCAGCTATTCCATCAACCAAGAGGAGCTCGGGCTAATCAGAGG GTGTTTGTTCCAGAGGGCCGTCCAAAACCTCAAAATAATGTGGGGATCAAATACAACGTCAAGCAGAGGCCCTTCCCTGAAGAAGTGGATAAGATCCCTCTTGTCAAAGCTGATGTCAGCATCCCTGACCTGGACGACATTGTCAGTAAGGAG CTGGAAGTTCAGCATGACAAGCTTCGCATACTAATGACCAAGCAGATAGAGTATGAGAATGCCTTGGAGCGCCACAGTGAGGAAAACTTCAAGTCCAAGCCTTTCCCAGACCCACAGACAGACTGCAAACCCCCTCCACCTTCACAGGAGTTCCAGACAGCTCGCCTCTTCCTCTCCCACTTTGGCTTTCTGTCTCTGGAGGCCCTTAAG GAACCCAACAACAGCCGTCTACCTCCTCATCTGATTGGGTTGGAGTCGTCCTTACCAGGGTTTTTTGATGACATCAGCTACCTGGACCTGCTTCCCTGCCGACCATTcgacactgtttttattttttatgtgagGGCTGGACAAAAGAGCAGCCATGAG ATTCTGAGGAATGTGGAGTCATCAGCCAGTGTCCAGCCTCACTTCTTGGAGTTTCTGTTGTCCTTGGGCTGGCCTGTGGATGTGGGACGCCATCCAGGGTGGACAGGACACTTAGACACCAGCTGGTCCCTGAATTCCTGCTCTGACAGCAACGACATGCTACAAGGAG AGGAAGCAGCCACTCCTGAGGACACAGGAGGTTCAGTGTTCAACGGGGAGAAGAAGGTTCTGTACTATGCTGATGCTCTGACAGAGATTGCATTTGTGGTTCCGTCTCTAACTGAAAATTCTG AGGAATCATCAGTGCACAGTGACTCCACAGTGGaggcagacacaaacacagacctcaTGCCAGCTATGCTGAAACAACCCAATCTCACACTGGAACTGTTCCCCAACCATTCTGAAAACCTGGAGTCTGCCAAAAAG CTTAGTCCTTTGGTGAAGACGAAAAGGTCATCAACTGGAAAGTCTTTCCCTCAGCTGGGGCCTGAAACAAAAGTATTTGTGGTCTGGGTGGAGCGCTTTGATGATATTG agaACTTCCCGTTGTCTGATCTGTTGGCGGAAACCAGCACTGGCCTGGAAGCTAGCACAAGCAACAGCACCTCCTGCAG GTCGGGGTTACTAGAAAAGGACGTTCCCCTGATCTTCATCCACCCTCTGAAGACAGGACTGTTCAGAATCCGCCTGCATGGAGCCGTTGGCAAATTCGGCATGGTTATTCCCCTGGTGGACGGCATGGTGGTCAGCCGCAGAGCTCTAG GGTTCCTCGTGCGTCAAACGGTCATCAACGTGTGCCGGAGGAAACGCCTGGAAAGTGACTTGTACAACCCGCCTCATGTGAGGCGGAAGCAGAAAATAACAGAGATCGTCCAGCGATACCGCAACAAGCAGCTGGAGCCTGAGTTTTACACTTCGCTCTTCCACGAGGTGGGGGAGGGAAAGCCCCACCTctaa
- the LOC114438159 gene encoding ral GTPase-activating protein subunit beta-like isoform X2, with amino-acid sequence MYSDWRSLQLVVQSDQGHLSVLHTYPTSVGTEVANAVVKPLGTAVSPVATENILKTDKEVKWTMEVLCYGLTLPLEGDTVRLCVDVYTDWMMALVSPRDSMPQPVVKEPNMYVQTILKHLYNVFVPRPEQHGPNHIRLCQQVLTAVQKLARESVSMVRETWEVLLLFLLRINDTLLAPPTAGVGVAEKLADKLMAVLFEVWLLACARCFPTPPYWKTAREMLANWRHHPPVVEQWSRVACALTSRLLRFTHGPSFPPFKVPDEDASLIPLEMDNDCVAQTWYRFLHMLSNPVDLSNPAIVSTTPKFQEQFLNSSGIPHEVVLHPCLKQLPQIFFRAMRGVSCLVDAFLGVSVEKRDVRERVFTFCPVLLSHGISRPRADSAPPTPVNRMSMSPPPSIANTTPPHSRKQRHTVVTKTTSKSSTGSGNQPTKASQQQQQQQTSSSPTLLSSPNQSSWESRPLPAPARPKVNSILNLFGQWLFDAALVHCKLHSGLSRDPSMTAIATQVGLELRRKGSQMSTDSMVPNPLFDTNEFPESYEAGRAEACGTLCRIFCSKKTGEDILPVYLSRFYMVLIQGLQISDFICRPVLASIILNSSSLFCTDLKGINVVVPYFIAALETIVPDRELSKFKIYVNPTDLRRASINILLAMLPLPHHFGNIKSEVLLEGKFNEEDGWPHDQPVSFLSLRLRLVNVLIGALQTETDPTNTQLILGAMLNIVQDSALLESIGAQTETGSIDGSHVAGKSQSHSRTNSGVSFTSGGSTEATSPDSERPAQALLRDYALPDTAAGLLVRSIHLVTQRLNSQWRQDMSISLAALELLAGLAKVKVGVDSADRKRAVSSICGYIVYQCSRPAPLQSRDLHSMIVAAFQFLCVWLTEHPDMLDEKDCLVEVLEIVELGISGSKSRQDQEVRHKGEKEHNPASMRVKDAAEATLSCIMQVLGAFPSPSGPASTCSLLNEDTLIRYARLSATGASNFRYFVLDNSVILAMLEQPLGNEQNPSPSVTVLIRGTAGRHAWTMQLFHQPRGARANQRVFVPEGRPKPQNNVGIKYNVKQRPFPEEVDKIPLVKADVSIPDLDDIVSKEELCMCWEDESRAPNSLTSNFPHLEVQHDKLRILMTKQIEYENALERHSEENFKSKPFPDPQTDCKPPPPSQEFQTARLFLSHFGFLSLEALKEPNNSRLPPHLIGLESSLPGFFDDISYLDLLPCRPFDTVFIFYVRAGQKSSHEILRNVESSASVQPHFLEFLLSLGWPVDVGRHPGWTGHLDTSWSLNSCSDSNDMLQGEEAATPEDTGGSVFNGEKKVLYYADALTEIAFVVPSLTENSEESSVHSDSTVEADTNTDLMPAMLKQPNLTLELFPNHSENLESAKKLSPLVKTKRSSTGKSFPQLGPETKVFVVWVERFDDIENFPLSDLLAETSTGLEASTSNSTSCRSGLLEKDVPLIFIHPLKTGLFRIRLHGAVGKFGMVIPLVDGMVVSRRALGFLVRQTVINVCRRKRLESDLYNPPHVRRKQKITEIVQRYRNKQLEPEFYTSLFHEVGEGKPHL; translated from the exons GTGAAATGGACCATGGAAGTGCTATGTTACGGACTGACCCTCCCCTTAGAGGGGGAcactgtcaggctgtgtgtggatgtgtacaCAGACTGGATGATGGCCCTGGTGTCACCCCGGGACTCAATGCCTCAGCCTGTTGTGAAGGAGCCCAATATGTATGTCCAAACCATTCTCAAGCACCTCTACAATGTCTTTGTGCCAAG GCCTGAACAGCATGGTCCAAACCACATCAGGCTTTGCCAGCAGGTTCTGACTGCAGTTCAGAAGCTGGCACGGGaatctgtttccatggtgagGGAAACCtgggaggtgctgctgctcttcctgctTCGCATCAATGATACATTACTTGCACCACCCACAGCTGGAG TAGGGGTAGCTGAGAAACTGGCAGACAAACTTATGGCAGTGCTGTTTGAGGTGTGGCTGCTTGCATGTGCCCGCTGCTTTCCGACACCACCATATTGGAAGACAGCAAGAGAGATGCTGGCCAACTGGAGACATCACCCTCCTGTTGTAGAGCAATGGAGCAGAGTGGCATGTGCTCTGACCTCCAG aCTTTTGCGGTTTACCCACGGACCATCCTTCCCACCTTTTAAAGTTCCAGATGAGGATGCCAGTTTGATTCCATTAGAGATGGACAATGACTGTGTGGCACAGACGTGGTATCGATTTCTCCACATGCTCAG CAACCCAGTGGACCTGAGCAACCCTGCTATAGTGAGCACCACTCCAAAGTTTCAGGAACAGTTCCTTAACTCAAGTGGCATCCCCCATGAGGTGGTGTTGCATCCATGCTTGAAACAGCTACCCCAGATCTTCTTCAGGGCTATGAGGGGTGTCAGTTGCTTAGTGGATGCCTTCTTGG GTGTCTCTGTTGAAAAGAGAGATGTACGGGAGAGGGTGTTCACTTTTTGTCCAGTGCTGCTCTCTCATG GTATATCCCGACCCAGGGCTGACAGTGCTCCACCCACCCCAGTCAATAGAATGAGCATGTCGCCTCCCCCCTCCATTGCCAACACCACGCCCCCTCACAGCCGCAAGCAGCGGCATACAGTGGTCACCAAAACTACAAGCAAGAGTTCAACT GGCAGTGGTAATCAACCAACCAAAGCAtcccagcagcaacagcagcagcagacttcGTCCTCCCCAACCCTGCTTTCCAGCCCCAACCAGAGCAGCTGGGAGTCTCGGCCCCTCCCTGCTCCAGCACGGCCAAAGGTCAACAGCATCCTTAACCTGTTCGGCCAGTGGCTTTTTGATGCCGCTCTGGTCCACTGTAAGCTCCACAGCGGCCTCAGCCGAGACCCCAGCATGACCG CGATAGCCACTCAGGTGGGTCTGGAACTGAGAAGGAAGGGTTCCCAAATGTCCACTGACTCCATGGTGCCCAATCCACTGTTTGATACCAATGAGTTCCCCGAGAGCTATGAAGCAGGACGAGCTGAAGCCTGTGGAACTCTGTGTCGTATCTTCTGTAGCAAGAAAACTGGAGAGGATATTCTGCCTGTTTACCTGTCCAG GTTCTACATGGTCTTGATTCAAGGTCTCCAGATTTCTGATTTCATCTGTAGACCAGTTCTGGCTTCTATCATTCTCAATTCGTCATCACTCTTCTGTACTGACCTGAAGGGCATCAATGTGGTGGTGCCATACTTCATAGCTGCACTGGAGACTATTGTGCCAGACAG GGAGCTGTCCAAATTCAAGATCTATGTAAATCCTACTGACCTGAGGAGAGCTTCCATCAACATCTTGCTTGCTATGCTGCCACTGCCGCATCATTTTGGCAACATAAAGTCAGAG GTTTTGTTGGAGGGGAAGTTCAATGAGGAAGATGGGTGGCCTCACGACCAGCCTGTGTCTTTCTTGTCACTGAGACTACGCCTTGTCAATGTCCTCATAGGagcgctgcagacagagactgaCCCAACCAACACACAGCTTATCTTAG gTGCAATGCTTAATATAGTTCAAGACTCTGCGTTGTTAGAGTCCATAGGTGCACAGACTGAAACG GGGAGTATAGACGGGAGCCATGTGGCAGGAAAGAGTCAAAGTCACAGCCGGACAAACAGTGGCGTCAGCTTCACCAGTGGAGGCAGCACAGAGGCCACCAGCCCAGACTCTGAGCGTCCTGCACAGGCACTGCTCCGGGACTACG CTCTTCCAGATACAGCGGCAGGCCTGCTAGTGCGCAGCATCCACTTGGTCACTCAGAGGCTCAACTCCCAGTGGAGGCAAGACATGAGCATCTCACTGGCTGCCCTCGAGCTGCTGGCTGGACTAGCCAAG GTAAAAGTGGGAGTAGACTCTGCAGACCGTAAGCGTGCTGTCAGCTCTATATGCGGCTACATTGTGTACCAGTGTAGCCGTCCAGCTCCTCTGCAGTCCAGAGACCTCCACTCCATGATTGTAGCTGCCTTccagttcctgtgtgtgtggctcacagAGCACCCTGACATGCTGGATGAGAAG GATTGTTTGGTTGAGGTTTTAGAGATTGTGGAGCTGGGAATCTCAGGCAGCAAGTCCAGGCAAGATCAGGAAGTCCGACACAAGGGAGAGAAGGAGCACAACCCTGCTTCAATGAGAGTAAAGGATGCTGCTGAAGCAACGTTGTCCTG TATCATGCAGGTGTTGGGGGCTTTCCCTTCTCCCAGTGGGCctgcctccacctgcagcttgCTGAATGAAGATACCCTAATCCGTTATGCCAGGCTCAGTGCTACAGGAGCAAGTAACTTCCGCTACTTTGTCCTGGACAACTCTGTTATCCTCGCAATGCTGGAGCAACCACTTGGCAACGAGCAGA ACCCCAGCCCATCAGTGACCGTTTTGATTCGAGGGACAGCTGGCAGACACGCTTGGACCATGCAGCTATTCCATCAACCAAGAGGAGCTCGGGCTAATCAGAGG GTGTTTGTTCCAGAGGGCCGTCCAAAACCTCAAAATAATGTGGGGATCAAATACAACGTCAAGCAGAGGCCCTTCCCTGAAGAAGTGGATAAGATCCCTCTTGTCAAAGCTGATGTCAGCATCCCTGACCTGGACGACATTGTCAGTAAGGAG GAGTTATGTATGTGCTGGGAGGATGAGTCGAGAGCCCCAAATTCACTGACGAGTAATTTCCCCCAT CTGGAAGTTCAGCATGACAAGCTTCGCATACTAATGACCAAGCAGATAGAGTATGAGAATGCCTTGGAGCGCCACAGTGAGGAAAACTTCAAGTCCAAGCCTTTCCCAGACCCACAGACAGACTGCAAACCCCCTCCACCTTCACAGGAGTTCCAGACAGCTCGCCTCTTCCTCTCCCACTTTGGCTTTCTGTCTCTGGAGGCCCTTAAG GAACCCAACAACAGCCGTCTACCTCCTCATCTGATTGGGTTGGAGTCGTCCTTACCAGGGTTTTTTGATGACATCAGCTACCTGGACCTGCTTCCCTGCCGACCATTcgacactgtttttattttttatgtgagGGCTGGACAAAAGAGCAGCCATGAG ATTCTGAGGAATGTGGAGTCATCAGCCAGTGTCCAGCCTCACTTCTTGGAGTTTCTGTTGTCCTTGGGCTGGCCTGTGGATGTGGGACGCCATCCAGGGTGGACAGGACACTTAGACACCAGCTGGTCCCTGAATTCCTGCTCTGACAGCAACGACATGCTACAAGGAG AGGAAGCAGCCACTCCTGAGGACACAGGAGGTTCAGTGTTCAACGGGGAGAAGAAGGTTCTGTACTATGCTGATGCTCTGACAGAGATTGCATTTGTGGTTCCGTCTCTAACTGAAAATTCTG AGGAATCATCAGTGCACAGTGACTCCACAGTGGaggcagacacaaacacagacctcaTGCCAGCTATGCTGAAACAACCCAATCTCACACTGGAACTGTTCCCCAACCATTCTGAAAACCTGGAGTCTGCCAAAAAG CTTAGTCCTTTGGTGAAGACGAAAAGGTCATCAACTGGAAAGTCTTTCCCTCAGCTGGGGCCTGAAACAAAAGTATTTGTGGTCTGGGTGGAGCGCTTTGATGATATTG agaACTTCCCGTTGTCTGATCTGTTGGCGGAAACCAGCACTGGCCTGGAAGCTAGCACAAGCAACAGCACCTCCTGCAG GTCGGGGTTACTAGAAAAGGACGTTCCCCTGATCTTCATCCACCCTCTGAAGACAGGACTGTTCAGAATCCGCCTGCATGGAGCCGTTGGCAAATTCGGCATGGTTATTCCCCTGGTGGACGGCATGGTGGTCAGCCGCAGAGCTCTAG GGTTCCTCGTGCGTCAAACGGTCATCAACGTGTGCCGGAGGAAACGCCTGGAAAGTGACTTGTACAACCCGCCTCATGTGAGGCGGAAGCAGAAAATAACAGAGATCGTCCAGCGATACCGCAACAAGCAGCTGGAGCCTGAGTTTTACACTTCGCTCTTCCACGAGGTGGGGGAGGGAAAGCCCCACCTctaa